A stretch of DNA from Pantoea alfalfae:
GGACGATACGCTGCGCTACTGCTATCACGTGGCGGGCGTGGTGGGTCTGATGATGGCGCAGATTATGGGCGTGCGCGACAACGCCACGCTCGATCGCGCCTGCGATCTCGGTCTGGCCTTTCAGCTAACCAATATTGCCCGCGATATTGTTGAAGATGCTGAAGCGGGACGCTGTTATCTGCCCGCTGAGTGGCTGGCAGAAGAGGGGCTGACGCGGGAGGCGCTGGCGGACCCGCGCCATCGCCAGGCCCTCAGCCGCGTTGCCCGCCGACTGGTGGAGACGGCAGAACCTTATTATCGATCGGCATCGGCGGGGTTGCCCGGTTTACCGCTGCGTTCAGCGTGGGCCATTGCGACGGCAAAACAGGTTTATCGTAAGATCGGTATGAAAGTAGTCGAAGCGGGTGCACAAGCGTGGGATCAACGTCAGTCCACCAGCACGCCAGAGAAACTGGCCATGCTGGTGGCAGCATCCGGTCAGGCAGTTACTTCCCGGATGGGACGTCCTGCTCCACGCCCTGCTTACCTCTGGCAGCGCCCCGTTTAACGCCGTGACGTTCCCTGAGCGTCGCCTGCAGTTTTGACAGCGGCGGCGCATAGAGAAAACCAAATGAGACACAATCTTCCTTACCCCGTACCGCATGATGCAGTCGGTGCGCCATGTAAAGCCGGCGCAGATAACCCCGGCGCGGCACATAGCGGAATGGCCAGCGCTGATGGACCAGCCCGTCATGCACGATAAAATAGAGCAGACCGTAAAGCGTCATCCCTGCACCGATCCACTGTAGCGGCCAGATGCCTGTGCTGCCCAGATAAATAAGTAAAATCGACAGGCCCGCGAACACCACCGCATAGAGGTCGTTAACCTCGAACCAGCCCTTATGTGGTTCATGATGTGACAGGTGCCAGCCCCAACCCCAGCCATGCATGATGTATTTGTGCGCCAGCGCAGCCGTTATCTCCATGCCGATAACGGTGACCAGAACAATCAGGGCATTCCAAATCCACAACATAGCTTCTCCCGAACATGCATCCTGCAAAGTGGTACAGAGGAATAATTTTAACAGAGATTAGGGAAAACCGCGGGTCATGGTTAGCGGGTTTTAACAATTGCTGCAGGAGACGGGCCGTATAGCGATGCTGAGCGGGCGTAATGCGCAGGGCTGATGACACATGCAGCCAGCATCACGCAGCTTTCGTCAGTGATGCACAGCCTGTGCCTGTTAATTATAAACGAGATTGAACGTCACCGTGCCGTCCGCTTTTCCCGCCATCACCTGCCCGCCAGTCTGAATATATTGCGCGTTAAACGTCATCGACGCCGCCTGATTGGGAGAAGAAACTGTCGTCAGCACCGGCAGCTGATCGGTTGAGACATTCAGCGGCACGCGCTGACCTTCCGGGACCTGCAGGCCGGGTCCATAAGTCAGAGCAATGCCTACACCGGATGCTGAGTTGCTCTGAGGCGTCAGGCTGATGGCATCTTTATCACCTGATGTAGCCATACCAAAGAAACCGACTTTTACGGCTGCACTGTGCTCACACATCACCTGAATCCGGAAGCGCTTCTCGCTTCCTGCCCGGCTGCCGATACCGGTGAATTCCGTCTTACTCACCTTACCCATGTCCACATTAATAGCGGACTGGGAGGCGACCACAGAACAGCTGCCATACTGCACGGTAAAGCTGGAGAGGAATATTTGCGGCTTGTCGTTGATTGGCTGGCTGCTGGCTGCACTGTCCCCGACCTTCAGGCTGGCATTGCCAATGTTCACCTCACCGACAGATGCGGGTTGATCGCCAGGGTTAAGCGGCGAGCGCTGTCCGGGAATTTTATAAAACACCACATAGGACTGAAGGGTTATGTCGTGGGCAGAATTTAACTGTGGGCTGGTCTGGGAGTTGCAGATCGAGCTGGTTTTACCTTTACCGGTGGTATCAGCGAAACCGCCACCGCAATAAGACGGCTCCTTGAAACCAATAGCGAACCCGATGCTCTCAACGCCTGGAACACGGTATATCGGCGTATTGTGCCCGCCCGCGATATTGGTCTGTAAGCCGGACTCTTCAGCATTAATCTCAAACCCCATATCTTTGTAGTTATAGCCCTGCTCACCGCTGTTTTTATTACATGTAAAAGCATTGCTGCTTTGCAGGGGCATCTGCGCCGAGATGGGGGTGCCATCGGCTGCGCCCGGCACATAGTTGACGTTATGCACCTGCACGACCACCTGGCTGACGCCCTGACAGGACTCCTGTCCCAGTGCAGGTAAAGCACATAATGTCGGGATAATCAGCATCATCCCTT
This window harbors:
- the crtB gene encoding 15-cis-phytoene synthase CrtB: MNSPSLLDHAVETMEVGSKSFATASKLFDAKTRRSVLMLYSWCRHCDDVIDDQVLGFSNDTPSLQSAEQRLAQLEMKTRQAYAGSQMHEPAFAAFQEVAMAHDILPAYAFDHLAGFAMDVHETRYQTLDDTLRYCYHVAGVVGLMMAQIMGVRDNATLDRACDLGLAFQLTNIARDIVEDAEAGRCYLPAEWLAEEGLTREALADPRHRQALSRVARRLVETAEPYYRSASAGLPGLPLRSAWAIATAKQVYRKIGMKVVEAGAQAWDQRQSTSTPEKLAMLVAASGQAVTSRMGRPAPRPAYLWQRPV
- a CDS encoding sterol desaturase family protein, which gives rise to MLWIWNALIVLVTVIGMEITAALAHKYIMHGWGWGWHLSHHEPHKGWFEVNDLYAVVFAGLSILLIYLGSTGIWPLQWIGAGMTLYGLLYFIVHDGLVHQRWPFRYVPRRGYLRRLYMAHRLHHAVRGKEDCVSFGFLYAPPLSKLQATLRERHGVKRGAARGKQGVEQDVPSGK
- a CDS encoding fimbrial protein; protein product: MKSVLRLAKGMMLIIPTLCALPALGQESCQGVSQVVVQVHNVNYVPGAADGTPISAQMPLQSSNAFTCNKNSGEQGYNYKDMGFEINAEESGLQTNIAGGHNTPIYRVPGVESIGFAIGFKEPSYCGGGFADTTGKGKTSSICNSQTSPQLNSAHDITLQSYVVFYKIPGQRSPLNPGDQPASVGEVNIGNASLKVGDSAASSQPINDKPQIFLSSFTVQYGSCSVVASQSAINVDMGKVSKTEFTGIGSRAGSEKRFRIQVMCEHSAAVKVGFFGMATSGDKDAISLTPQSNSASGVGIALTYGPGLQVPEGQRVPLNVSTDQLPVLTTVSSPNQAASMTFNAQYIQTGGQVMAGKADGTVTFNLVYN